CGAGCACAGCGAGCAGTAGGTCTGCGACGCGTCGAGCCGATCGGTGACGACGGCGTAGGTGTCCTCCTGCAAGATCTCGAACGGCTGGCCGCTGGCCTCGAGGAACCCCCGCAGGCTCGCGCCGTCGTAGCCGGGCTGGACCTGGTCGAGGTGCACGGCGATCAGCTCGACCTTGAACGGCAGCCGCGGCACCATCTTGGTGAGCAGGTGGAACAGCGTGTAGCTGTCCTTGCCGCCGGACATGGCGACCATCACGCGGTCGCCGGGCGCGAGCAGCTGGTACGTCTCGCAGGTGTCCTTGACCTGCCGGTACAGGAGCTTCTCGAGGCGGCGCAGCTCGGACATCGGCGGCATCCTACGGGGCCTCGGCGCCGGCGCAAGGGTGTTCGGCCCGCCGGCCCCGTCGATTTCGCACGCCCGGGGTCGATCGCGGTTGAACCCCTCGGACCTTCACACCTATGGTGCCCTATGGGCATTCGACTCGTGATGGCGGTCGCGCTGATGGGTACGCTGGGGCTCGGCTGCGACCACGTCGACGAAGGCACCCCGGACGCGCCCGACTCGTGCGCGCCGGTCGACGACGGCAACGAGTGCACGACCGATGGCTGCGACGGCGATCTGCCGAACCACACGCCCCGCACGGGCGCGTCATGCACCGGCGGCGGCACCTGCAGCGCGGCCGGCGCGTGCTCGACCAACGGCGTCTGCGGTGACGGCACGAGGTCCGGCGCCGAGGCGTGCGACGACCACAACACCACGCCGCTCGACGGGTGCGGGCCGACCTGCGCGAACGAGCCGACCGAGGTCGAGCCCAACGAGGACGGCACGCCCACCGAGGGCAGCACGACCGATCCGCTCGGCAACGACTTTGACGCCACGGCGGTCGCCAACGCCAACGCCAACATGGCGCGCGTGCCGCTCGACGTCGGCCTCGGCGACGCCGCGGTGCTGGCGGCGCTCCAGCCAGCGGGCGACGAGGACGTCTTCGCCGTCACCAACTCGAGCGCGCTCACCCAGAGCGTCCGCTTCGACGTCTGGAACCGTCAGGCCACGTTCGGCTACGGCGCGTCGTGCGGCATCCTCCTCGACGTGGGGATGAACATCCGCGACGCCACCGGCGCGGTCCTGGCCAGCAACGACGATCGCAACGCGTCGAACGATCGTTGCCCCGGCCTCGACTACGACCTGGCGCCGGGCCAGCGGGTCTACGTGCACATCGTCGAGTTCGGCGACAACATGCCGGCGCAGGCGTACGGCATCACGATGCACCCGACGCCGCGCTGACGCCGTCGATGGTGGGCAGCCGGCGGATCGACGACGCGGCGCTTGCCCCCCGTTGCTATCGAGGATTGGTCCACGCGGTGTGAGGACTCGCGTCGTGGCGGGGCGGGGTTTGCCGCCGAGGACAATGGGCCGACGGCCGGCGCGTTGAATATCAGGTCCGACCATGGTTGCGCGTGCGCGACGCCACGCGCGACAGACGCGGTCGCGCGGGCCGGATCGATCTCGGTTGAAGCGAGCGATCGCCTCGGCCTAAGGTGCGCCTCATGCGAACTCGTCTCCTACTTCTCTCAGCGATCCTCGCCGGCTCGCTCCTCGCCGCGTGCGGCGACGACGGCGGCAGCCCCACGGTCGACGCGCGCCCCGTCGACGCGCCCATGTGCACCCCTGTGGACGACTCTAACGAGTGCACCACTGACGAGTGCGTGAACAACGCGCCGGTGAACACACCACGCACCGGCGAGGCCTGCGCCGGCGGCGGCACCTGCAGCGCGACCGGCGCCTGCGTCGTGCCGAGCTGCACCGACACCATCATGAACGGCAATGAGACCGGCGTCGACTGCGGCGGCTCGTGCGCCCCGACGAACACGTGCGACACCGGCGAGGGCTGCGCCATCGGCGCCGACTGCACCAGCGGCGTGTGCGGGACGGCGATGACCTGCCTGGCGCCCGCGTGCGGCGACGGCGTCGTCCAGGCCGGCGAGATGTGCGACGACGGCAACATGACCAACGGCGACGGCTGCGACGACGGCACCGGCGGCACCTGCCGCGCGACCGGCTGCGGCAATGGCGTCGTGACCGGCACCGAGGTCTGCGACGACGGCAACGCCGACAACGGCGACGGCTGCGACAACAACTGCACCGTCACCGGCTGCGGCAACGGCGTCACGACCGGCCCCGAGGCCTGCGACGACGGCAACACCGCCGCCGCGGACGGCTGCTCGGACGTGTGCGCCGTCGAGACCGGCTTCACCTGCACCACCGTGGTGCCCTCGGTCTGCACCGCGATCTGCGGCGACGGCCTGATCCTCGGCGCCGAGACCTGCGACCAGGGCGCCGGCAACGTCACCCCCGGCGACGGCTGCGACGCCAGCTGCCAGGCCGAGGGCGGCTGGCTGTGCACCAACACGCCATCCGCGTGCCTCCAGCTCATCACCTGCGGCGCTGGCGAGACCGCGGTGACCGCCGCCTCGTCCACCCCGATCGCGATCCCCGACAACAACGCGACTGGGATCACGTCGGCGGTGACGGTGACCTCGACCGCGGTGACCACCCGCGCGGTGGTGTACATCGGCGACCTCGCCCACACCTGGGATTCCGACGTCGACATGTACCTGACCAACGGTCGGGTGCGGATCGATCTGTCGACCGACAACGGCGGCTCCGGCGCGAACTACGTCGGCACGCTGCTCACCGACGCCGCGGCGGCCTCGATCACCTCGGCGGTGGCGCCGATGACCGGGTCGTTCCGCCCCGAGCTCCCGCTCGCGCGGTTCATCGGCCAGCTCGCCGGCGGCGCCTGGACGCTCGAGGTCAGCGACGACACGACCGGCGACACCGGCACGCTCAACGCGTGGGCGCTGGCGCTGTGCACCAGCCCGACCGCGGCGCAGTGCGGCAACGGCGTCGCGGACGCTGGCGAGGAGTGCGACGACGGCAACACCGATGACACCGACGCCTGCACCACGTACTGCGGCCTCACCGACGGCTGCGGCGACGGCAACCTCGACGCCGGCGAGCAGTGCGACGACGACAACATCGTCTCGGGCGACGGCTGCTCGTCGACCTGCCAGCTCGAGATCGCGTGCGGCGCCGGCCAGACGCCGGTGATCGTCTCGAACAACACGCCGGTGGCGATCCCCGACAACGACCAGGTCACGGGCGCGACCAGCCCGGTCACGGTCGCGCAGGTCGGCGCGGTGGTCGCGGCCCAGGTGTTCATCGGGTCGCTGACCCACACGTTCGACGCCGACGTCGACATGTACCTGGTGAGCCCCGGCGGGCGCCGGCGCGAGCTGTCGACCGACAACGGCTCCGGCAATGACAACTACCTCGGCACGCTGCTCGCTGACACCGCGACCACCGCGGTCACCGCCGGGGCCGCGCCGTTCACGGGCTCGTTCCGGCCCGAGCAGTCGCTGGCGACCACCGCCGGGGTCGACTTCCGCGCCCAGAACGCGGCCGGGACCTGGAACCTCCGGGTCTTCGACGACTTGGGCGGCGACACGGGCACGCTCAACAGCTGGACGCTGCTCCTGTGCGTCGATCCGGCGGCGCCGTACTGCGGCGATGGCGCGACCGGCCCGGCCGAGGAGTGCGACGACGGCAACACCACCAACACCGACGCGTGCAGCAACGTCTGCACGATCGTCGACGGCTGCGGCGACGGCAACCTCGACGCCGGCGAGACCTGCGACGACGACAACATCGCGAGCGGCGACGGCTGCTCGGCGACGTGCCAGGTCGAGCCCAACTACCTGTGCAGCGGCACCCCGTCGGTGTGCGTGCCGGTCATCTGCGGCGACGGCATCATCGCCGGCACCGAGACCTGCGACGACGGCAACACCACCGCCAGCGACGGCTGCTCGGCGGCCTGCGCGGTCGAGGCCGGGTTCTACTGCGGCAGCGCGCCGTCGCTGTGCCGGCCGACGCCGACGACCGTCTCGCTGGCCTGCACCGACATGACCGGGGCGACCACCCTGAACGCGACCGGCGATGACGTGGTGTCGGCCGCGGTCGCGCTGCCGTTCGCCTACACGCTCTATGGCACGGCGGTCACGCACTTCCGCGTGTCGTCGAACGGCTACCTCGGCCTGGTGACCAGCGCGACGGGCACCGTGGCGTCCGCGTTCTCGAACACGACGCTGCCGACCACGGCGACGCCGAACGGCATGCTGGCGCCGTTCTGGGACGACCTCGACCTCACGGGCACCGGCACGCGGTACCTCGTGACCGGCGCGGGCCCGACCCAGAAGCTGACCATCGAGTGGAACGCGTTGACGTTCTCGACCGTCGCGACGCTGGTGTTCCAGGCCCAGCTCACCCCGGACGGCTTCGTCGAGTACCACTACTGCTCGGGCACGGGCGACGCCGCCCGGGCGAGCGGCAGCTCGGCGACGATCGGGGCGGAGAACCTGGCCGGCACGGTCGGCCGCGCCTTCAGCTTCAACGTCGTCAACTCGGTGACGCCGGGCACCACCGCGCTGCGGTGGGACGTCCACTGAGCTGAGCGCCGCGGCGCGTCCGCGCAGTCGTCCTACGGCCGGTCGGGTTCGCCCCACCGGCCGTTCGCATTTTTCGGCGGACCGGCATCCTCGACGGCCTGGGGCCGTCCGGCGGCCCGCGCTACGCCGCGACCATGCGCGCCGCCTGCCCGAGCGCCACGTCGACGCTGCGGTAGGTGCCGATCACGTCGCCGCCGAGCTCGAACGGCGCGGGGCGATCGAGCGCGAGCGTCACGCCGGTGCACAGGAAGTCGTGGACCCGCGGCGACAGGTAGCGGCCGCGGAACACCGCGGGCGCGCTTCGGATGACCTCGGCCAGGCCGGGATCGCCGGCGCGGACCTGGAAGCGATCAGGGCGCGCGCCGACGAACGTGAACATGTGCAGGCCCAGCCCGAAGTACGGCACCGTCGAGCACGCGGCCATCGTGCACGCGCCCGACCACAGCACGTCGTCAGTGGCGGCGCTGCCGTCGGTGCGCTCGGCTGGACCGCGACGGTGGATCGTGACGGTCGTGCGGGACGTGCGCACGAACCGCGGCACCGACACCAGCGGCACCGACAGCGCGTAGCGCAGCGCGGCCGGGAGCCGCACGCCCGCGCGCGCGACCGTCGAGGTCACGGCGTCGGCGTCGGCCAGGAGCTGCGCGTCGAGGCCGAAGCCGCAGAACGGCGTGCGCTGGCCGAGCACGTCGAGCATCGGCAGGACCACGGGTGTCGCCGCGGTCGCCCGGGCCAGCGCGGTCGCGACGGTGCGCGGGCGTGGGCGGCCGGCGCCGAGGGTGCGCGCCAGGGCGTTGCCGGTGCCGAGCGCGAGCACGCCGACCACCGGCTCGGGCCCGCCGGCCGCGGCCCGGGCGATCGCGTTCAGGCCCGCGACGATCGTGCCGTCCCCGCCGCCCAGGATCACCCGCGGCGTGCCCCGCGCGACCAGCTCGGTCAGCGCCGCGTCAGCGTCCGCCGCGGTGTCGGTGACGATCAGCGCCGGCGTCGCCGCGTGCAGCGCCGCCAGCATGCGGCGGCTGGCCCGGCCGGCGTGGCGGTTGATCAGCACGGGCACGGCCATGCCCGACCATAGCGCGGGGTGACCGCGGCGCGGGGCGAGCGTCCAGGCACCATGGCGATCGGTGATGGCGCGCTGATGCGCGTGGGCGGCGGCCTGGTCGCGG
The genomic region above belongs to Myxococcales bacterium and contains:
- a CDS encoding DUF4215 domain-containing protein produces the protein MGGDTGTLNSWTLLLCVDPAAPYCGDGATGPAEECDDGNTTNTDACSNVCTIVDGCGDGNLDAGETCDDDNIASGDGCSATCQVEPNYLCSGTPSVCVPVICGDGIIAGTETCDDGNTTASDGCSAACAVEAGFYCGSAPSLCRPTPTTVSLACTDMTGATTLNATGDDVVSAAVALPFAYTLYGTAVTHFRVSSNGYLGLVTSATGTVASAFSNTTLPTTATPNGMLAPFWDDLDLTGTGTRYLVTGAGPTQKLTIEWNALTFSTVATLVFQAQLTPDGFVEYHYCSGTGDAARASGSSATIGAENLAGTVGRAFSFNVVNSVTPGTTALRWDVH